From the Microbacterium profundi genome, the window CGATGCCCAGGCGGCGCGCGGCGATGATCGCGCTGATCGCCGTCTCATCGCACACACCCACCACAGCGGACGGACGGGTCCGTCGGTTTCCCAGCAGGTCGACTGCGCTCTGGTATCCACTGGGCATGTCGCTCGCCGCTGGGCTCACGCTGACGCGGTCGCTGAGACCGGCGGCATCCATCGCCTCGCGATAGCCCTTCAGCCGGAGAGCATCTCCGAATCCCCCACGAGAGTCGTCCTCACCCGCGCCGATGAAAGCGATCGCCGTGTGGCCGAGGTCGATCAGGTGCTCCGTCGCGATGCGAGCGGCAGCGGCGTCGTCGATCGACACCGAACTCGTACCAGGGTGATAGGGACCGATGGTCACAAGCGGGCGCTCGAGCCCGGTCAGCCGGTCGAGTTCGTGACTGAGCGGCTGGATACCCGCGGCGATGATGCCGTCGAATCGTCGGCGGGGGAGTACCACGTCGAAGATCCGGTCTCTGGCGGCGGAGCCATCCGGAACGCCGTAGAGGGCGAGGTCGTAGTCGTGGGCGAGAAGGGCGTACTGCACGCCGGTCAGCAGCTCGGAGAAGTACCAGCGGCTGATCGTCGGTACGACCACGCCGATCGTCAGTGTTCGTCCGGTCGCGAGACTCGTCGCTGACGAGTGCGCGACGTACGAGAG encodes:
- a CDS encoding LacI family DNA-binding transcriptional regulator → MSTIADVAARAGVSKATASRALSGRGYVSAETRALVSQAASELSYVAHSSATSLATGRTLTIGVVVPTISRWYFSELLTGVQYALLAHDYDLALYGVPDGSAARDRIFDVVLPRRRFDGIIAAGIQPLSHELDRLTGLERPLVTIGPYHPGTSSVSIDDAAAARIATEHLIDLGHTAIAFIGAGEDDSRGGFGDALRLKGYREAMDAAGLSDRVSVSPAASDMPSGYQSAVDLLGNRRTRPSAVVGVCDETAISAIIAARRLGIAVPTELSVVGIDDHQHAEMFALTTIRQQPREQGARAVDLLLRQLEHPGADVEHVVAASALVVRNSSAAPR